In a single window of the Necator americanus strain Aroian chromosome X, whole genome shotgun sequence genome:
- a CDS encoding hypothetical protein (NECATOR_CHRX.G25482.T3) — protein sequence MKEDLKERRVEVLAQAAETGQSIHDARRNFANRKTTMTALRTPNGTTTASRREMEKVIREFYSLRQWRPLASSPSEERWTYRSNGPPFRNPTCHHVGEESYFTRPRQHIGEALHSLSVECKVPKQWRTSKTVLLYKKGDPQDIGNYIPIRLLPVTTSSSQECLTSIDLKKAFDTAETSSWKP from the exons ATGaaggaagacctcaaagagagaagagtagAAGTGTTGGCTCAAGCTGCAGAGACGGGACAGAGTATTCACGATGCCCGTcggaacttcgccaatcgtaaaacaactatgactgctctccggaccccaaatggaacaactacagcatcgagaagggagATGGAAAAGGTCATTCGCGAATTCTACTCTCTAAGACAGTGgcgtccacttgcctcctcaccatctgaggaaaGATGGACATATCGTTCCAATGGTCCTCCCTTCCGAAAtccgacatgccatcatgtcggtgaagaatcgtacttcacTCG TCCTCGTCAACACAttggcgaggctcttcactcgttatctgtcgaatgcaaggttcctaagcaatggagaaccagcaagaccgtgctgttgtataagaagggagacccacaagacatcggcaactatatTCCAATCCGCTTACTGCCTGTcactacaagctcttcacaagagtgccTCACTtccatcgacttaaagaaagCCTTTGATACAGCTGAGACATCGTCATGGAAGCCTtag
- a CDS encoding hypothetical protein (NECATOR_CHRX.G25480.T1): protein MRGLPARGRSRPNKLVRHRQQQPVSLATLNVGTLTGRSRELADSLRKRSVDICCVQETRWKGSKSRELGDGYKLIYHGTSNRNGIGIILNESFRDSVTAVDRLSDRLMAVKGDTGEVELRVVSAYAPQAGCSEEEKASFWEDLEQYVQSLEGEEVFLIGGDFNGHVGSRKDGFESCHGGYGYGSRNDDGLRILEYAVASDLIIANTQYRKRKSHLITYTSCGRETQIDFWMLRRRDPRLLQDSKVIPTDHVVAQHHLLVMGLKISRPRKRHPRTGKHRIKWWNLKDRKEVFFASLAPSTLLHPTRSVE from the coding sequence atgcgagggctaccggctagaggacggagcCGGCCAAACAAgctagtccgccatcgccagcaacagcCAGTgagcttggcaacacttaacgttgggacgcttactggaagaagtcgtgaactggcagatagtctcagaaaacgaagtgttgacatatgttgtgtacaagagactcgctggaaaggctccaaatcaagggaattaggcgatggctacaagctcatctaccacggcacatcaaatcgcaatggcattggtatcatattgaacgaatcGTTTAGAGACAGCGTCACAGcagtggatcgactatcggatcgcctgatggctgtaaaaggagacacaggagaagtggaattgcgagttgtctctgcttatgcgccacaggcgggctgtagtgaagaagagaaggcaagcttttgggaggatctggagcagtacgtccaatccctggaaggcgaagaagtatttctaatcggaggagacttcaacggacatgtcggttctcggaaagacgggttcgaaagttgtcatggtggatatgGCTATGGAtctcgtaacgacgacgggttgcgaatcctggagtatgctgttgcaagtgacttgatcattgctaacacgcagtatcggaaaagaaaatcgcatttgatcacgtacaccagctgCGGTCGTGAAAcgcaaatagatttctggatgttacgccgacgagatccccgacttctgcaggattcaaaagttatccctacagaccatgtcgtTGCCCAACACCATTTGCTCGTCATGggcttgaaaatctcccgtccaaggaagagacatccaaggactggaAAACatcgcatcaaatggtggaatctgaaggatcggaaggaggtatttttcgcatcactggctccatctacacttctccaccctactcgtagtgtggagtaa
- a CDS encoding hypothetical protein (NECATOR_CHRX.G25484.T1) yields MFVKNGWVSDAPFTRNGMNISECSSYVYLGGEINMMNDLTSELGRKKRAAWGAFKSIEDVVKWTKKARLRAHLFNTTVLPALTYASETWTFPKQEENAISVIERGIERVMLGVTCSTQVEEEIRSSLLRYRSKIRDAAAYAKENKIRWSGHVMRFSDNRWTRAVSDWIPRDIERTARRPPTQWSDLFTKSLKGKYDALRVSHEKRCHWQHLRAIGSNGSITGARSSKSMNKVEQLIHCMIQLFCPLYLLF; encoded by the coding sequence ATGTTTGTGaagaacggatgggtttctgatgcccctTTCACGCGCAACGGaatgaacatatccgaatgctccagctatgtatatctaggtggagaaatcaacatgatgaacgacctgacctccgagctgggcagaaagaaacgagcggcttggggagcatttAAGAGCattgaggatgtagtgaagtgGACCAAGAAGGCACGGCTacgtgctcacctattcaacaccaccgttcttcctgctttgacctacgccTCAGAAACATGGACGTTTcccaagcaggaggaaaatgcgatcagcgtcatagaacgcggaattgaaagggtgatgctaggagtaaccTGCTCTACGCAAGTGGAAGAagagattcgaagttcactcctacgttaccgatcgaagatcagagacgctgccgcatatgccaaggaaaacaaaattaggtggtccggacacgtgatgcgtttcagtgataaccgttggaccagagctgtaagcgactggataccacgcgacatTGAACGCACCGcaagaagaccgccgacccaatggtcagacctcttcacgaagtccttgaaggGAAAGTACGACGCTCTTCGAGTTTCTCacgagaagagatgccactggcaacacttgcgcgcgatcgggtcgaatggaagtattactggtgcccgctcgagcaaatcgatgaataAGGTAGAACAGTTGATACACTGTATGATCCAACTGTTCTGCCCCCTTTATCTTCTATTTTAA
- a CDS encoding hypothetical protein (NECATOR_CHRX.G25478.T1), whose product MAIKGIQLVPQNYKWMIDELKKKFGIKPTNPAKIVQKLVDMHRANGTAESCITAYDKIRMLVNQLVSAGQDIRYMQDAMWTEKILDKFPYNIVENALTTIQNQEVHQWK is encoded by the coding sequence ATGGCTATTAAAGGTATACAACTCGTCCCACAAAACTACAAGTGGATGATCGATgaacttaagaaaaaatttggcaTTAAGCCAACGAATCCAGctaaaattgttcaaaaactAGTCGATATGCACCGAGCAAACGGTACCGCAGAAAGCTGCATCACAGCGTATGACAAAATTCGAATGCTTGTTAATCAACTGGTATCAGCAGGTCAAGACATACGCTACATGCAAGACGCTATGTGGACCGAAAAAATTCTAGATAAATTCCCCTATAACATTGTCGAAAACGCGTTGACAACTATACAAAACCAAGAAGTACACCAGTGGAAATAA
- a CDS encoding hypothetical protein (NECATOR_CHRX.G25482.T2) — translation MATEVLCDKKVSVRLKSKIYRTVGRPVALYGCECWPTTKALERVLHAVEMRMLRWTIGVTLKEKVSNDSVRSIFGIVPITEKRRD, via the coding sequence atggcaacagaggtactgtgcgacaagaaagtctctgttcgactgaagtcgaagatctacaggacggttgggcgtcctgttgccctttacggatgcgagtgctggccgacgacgaaagccttggaaagagtgctgcacgctgTGGAGATGCgtatgttgaggtggacgataggtgtaacgctaaaagagaaagtatccaacgacagtGTACGTTCCATTTTCGGcatcgtcccgataactgagaagaggCGCGACTGa
- a CDS encoding hypothetical protein (NECATOR_CHRX.G25481.T1), with amino-acid sequence MYDMLDTREGERAVYRLVRARHRSTLDMEHTKIIKGADGAVLRRAGQILERWRECYNHLCNEEFCHPPIATVPSVEGPVLPITAVEVSAALAKMKSNKATGPDDIPADVWKLLGDRGSVWLATLFNKIVAEGRTPDVWQTSVTVPVWKGKGDIADCTSYRPIRLLCHTMKVFERVPEARLRKIVSVSLNQCGFVKDCSTIDAIHAVRILLEKHREKNRSVHLAFLDLEKAFDRVPHEMLWMSMRSHRVPEEYVRWTKLLYAKITSVVGCAAGTSRPFPVQVGVHQGSSLSPLLFILCMDTLTKEIQKQHPWIQLFADDVMLASESRDDLQKQVQSWKDQLQQHGLRLNTSKTEYMDQG; translated from the coding sequence atgtacgacatgcttgataccagagaaggcgagcgggcagtgtatcgtttagtcagagcgcgtcatcgctcaacgttggatatggagcacaccaagatcattaagggagctgatggagccgttctgcgccgcgctggtcagatcctggagaggtggcgagagtgtTACAaccacttgtgtaacgaagagttctgtcatcctccgatcgcaactgttcccagcgtcgagggtcctgttctaccaattactgccgtcgaagtcagtgctgccctcgcaaaaatgaagtcgaacaaggcaaccggtcctgatgacatacctgctgatgtctggaagctgctaggagatcgagggtccgtgtggctcgcaactctatttaacaagatcgttgcagaaggacggactccagacgtttggcaaacttctgtgaccgtgcctgtctggaaagggaaaggagacattgctgactgcacctcaTACAGACCTATACGAttgctgtgccatacgatgaaggtttttgagcgtgtcccggaagctcgtctgaggaaaattgttagcgtttcactcaaccagtgcggctttgtgaaggactgcagcactatagacgctatccatgctgtccggatccttctggagaaacatcgagagaagaaccgcagtgtgcatcttgcttttctcgatcttgagaaagctttcgaccgtgtcccacatgagatgttatggatgtccatgaggtcgcatagagtaccagaagaatatgtgcggtggacgaaactgctttatgcgaagatTACCAGCGTTGTaggatgtgctgctggaacaagcaggccattccctgtacaagtaggggttcatcagggttcatccctctcacctctgttgttcatactgtgcatggacacgctaacgaaggaaatccagaagcagcatccgtggattcaactctttgccgacgatgtcatgctcgcgtcggagtctcgagatgatcttcagaaacaagtacagtcttggaaggatcagctgcagcaacatggattgcgtctcaacacatcaaaaactgagtacatggaccaaggatag
- a CDS encoding hypothetical protein (NECATOR_CHRX.G25477.T3), with the protein MLCSHVREFQQLPRTLEILPLLRKNELLNCPGFYGDGTPISLTDAPKGCVVLFVEVADTGTNTHTTPVNWHAASYIGISIATPGCDVIGIISHEIGHALGIFHEQARPDQERHIAVNYNNIPISRWSNFNSFGPGQAETYGLPYDTGSVMHYGPFGFSSDPDKPTIRTLERIQQSTIGQRIGPSFLDYQAINVAYGCTNHCSPMYCYHNGYPNPNNCSVCTCPDGFHGEFCESIQPSLGDCGAVIMVSNKTRFINSANYPHGFKKGVECFWLLRAPREGRVFLEFAEPFEFLCEDTCDKSYVEVKYHSDKRLTGARYCCSSPPKERFISLDNELVVIMRGYVEGYRGFRAKFWSDVSEPILETTKYITSAIQTTPTSTRQATLPTTTETPKTTEDLLAIPKISFTDKTVEPTHRWSEKPFTLTSTRRNTPKTGTKTWGNRHTIGPLRTTSTRNTSLLTLVATTTQLPTRRTSPQITSLSTTTIHSTMITSRSSGKEECDCRSWSEWVGECAQPCGGCGHRVRTRQCHKANCRNEEKRTCNFSACPSGTNFLINNGEFHILWRGCCVGLFRSEDECTTLDTDENPFLRLITSFLSIQDIQDIHRSDIRMKIPEKRHQNTN; encoded by the exons ATGCTTTGCTCTCATGTACGAGAGTTTCAACAACTGCCCAGAACTCTGGAAATTCTTCCCCTTCTCCGTAAAAACGAG CTCTTGAATTGTCCTGGCTTCTATGGAGACGGGACGCCAATTAGTTTGACCGATGCACCAAAAGGATGTGTAGTGCTTTTTGTAGAAG TGGCAGACACTGGCACGAATACGCACACTACTCCGGTCAACTGGCATGCTGCCTCTTATATA GGAATTTCAATCGCAACGCCCGGCTGTGATGTTATTGGGATCATAAGCCACGAAATTGGACATGCTCTTGGAATTTTCCATGAACAAGCTCGTCCTGACCAG GAAAGGCATATTGCTGTCAATTACAACAATATCCCAATCAGTCGATGGAGCAATTTTAACTCATTTGGTCCCGGACAAGCGGAAACGTACGGACTACCCTACGACACAG GATCCGTGATGCACTATGGCCCATTCGGATTCTCATCGGATCCTGACAAACCAACAATACGAACACTTGAGAGAATCCAACAATCCACGATCGGTCAGAGAATTGGCCCATCATTTCTTGACTACCAAGCG atcAATGTTGCATATGGGTGCACAAATCATTGTTCACCAATGTATTGTTATCATAACGGATATCCTAATCCAAACAACTGCTCTGTATGTACATGTCCTGATGGATTCCATGGGGAATTTTGTGAATCAATCCAACCTTCATTAGGAGATTGCGGTGCTGTTATAATG GTCTCCAACAAGACACGGTTCATCAATAGTGCGAATTATCCTCatggatttaaaaaaggagTCGAATGTTTCTGGCTTCTTCGAGCACCGAGGG AAGGTCgtgtttttctggaattcgcGGAGCCTTTCGAATTTCTCTGTGAGGATACATGTGATAAGTCATATGTGGAAGTGAAATATCATAGCGATAAGCGTCTCACAGGAGCCAG ATATTGTTGTTCGTCACCACCAAAAGAACGATTCATTTCTCTTGACAATGAGCTTGTTGTAATTATGCGAGGATACGTTGAAGGATATCGAGGATTTCGAGCCAAATTCTGGTCTGATGTATCTGAACCAATCTTG GAAACGACCAAGTACATCACTTCTGCTATTCAAACAACACCAACATCCACTCGTCAAGCTACTTTACCGACTACAACTGAAACTCCAAAAACCACTGAAGATCTGCTGGCAATtcccaaaatttcttttactgATAAAACAGTTGAACCCACACATCGATGGTCTGAAAAACCGTTTACTTTAACTTCTACAAGACGTAACACACCAAAAACTGGAACCAAG ACTTGGGGAAATCGTCACACAATTGGTCCATTGCGGACCACATCCACGAGAAATACATCACTGCTTACTCTTGTCGCCACAACTACACAACTACC GACCCGTCGAACTTCACCACAAATAACCTCGCTTTCTACAACGACCATTCACTCTACAATGATCACTTCGCGGTCTTCCGGAAAAGAAG AATGTGACTGTAGGTCTTGGTCAGAATGGGTTGGAGAATGTGCACAACCATGCGGTGGTTGCGGCCATCGGGTTCGCACAAGACAATGTCATAAAGCCAACTGCCG gaatgaagaaaaacggaCTTGCAACTTCAGTGCTTGTCCATCTGGTACTAACTTTCTAATAAATAACGGAGAATTCCATATTTTATGGAGAGGTTGCTGCGTAGGATTGTTCAG GTCGGAGGACGAATGCACAACATTGGACACTGATGAAAACCCATTTCTAAGATTAATCACTTCATTTCTTAGTATTCAGGATATTCAGGATATACATCGCAGTGACATTCGTATGAAAATACCGGAAAAGAGACACCAAAATACGAATTAA
- a CDS encoding hypothetical protein (NECATOR_CHRX.G25479.T1) has protein sequence MNKVILMRATDRFAAKISVTDSNSALFRSIISAVVNVCKAFVRLENLDKSIVVDVDEIITSVLLWCTTLHPFSV, from the exons ATGAACAAAGTGATACTAATGCGGGCTACGGATAG GtttgcagcaaaaatttctgttacaGATTCAAATTCTGCTCTGTTTCGTAGCATTATAT CAGCAGTTGTCAATGTTTGCAAGGCTTTCGTCAGGCTGGAGAATCTTGATAAATCGATTGTTGTGGATGTCGATGAGATCATCACCTCAGTGTTGCTGTGGTGTACAACTTTGCATCCATTTTCTGTGTAA
- a CDS encoding hypothetical protein (NECATOR_CHRX.G25477.T4) — MLCSHVREFQQLPRTLEILPLLRKNELLNCPGFYGDGTPISLTDAPKGCVVLFVEVADTGTNTHTTPVNWHAASYIGISIATPGCDVIGIISHEIGHALGIFHEQARPDQERHIAVNYNNIPISRWSNFNSFGPGQAETYGLPYDTGSVMHYGPFGFSSDPDKPTIRTLERIQQSTIGQRIGPSFLDYQAVSNKTRFINSANYPHGFKKGVECFWLLRAPREGRVFLEFAEPFEFLCEDTCDKSYVEVKYHSDKRLTGARYCCSSPPKERFISLDNELVVIMRGYVEGYRGFRAKFWSDVSEPILETTKYITSAIQTTPTSTRQATLPTTTETPKTTEDLLAIPKISFTDKTVEPTHRWSEKPFTLTSTRRNTPKTGTKTWGNRHTIGPLRTTSTRNTSLLTLVATTTQLPTRRTSPQITSLSTTTIHSTMITSRSSGKEECDCRSWSEWVGECAQPCGGCGHRVRTRQCHKANCRNEEKRTCNFSACPSGTNFLINNGEFHILWRGCCVGLFRSEDECTTLDTDENPFLRLITSFLSIQDIQDIHRSDIRMKIPEKRHQNTN, encoded by the exons ATGCTTTGCTCTCATGTACGAGAGTTTCAACAACTGCCCAGAACTCTGGAAATTCTTCCCCTTCTCCGTAAAAACGAG CTCTTGAATTGTCCTGGCTTCTATGGAGACGGGACGCCAATTAGTTTGACCGATGCACCAAAAGGATGTGTAGTGCTTTTTGTAGAAG TGGCAGACACTGGCACGAATACGCACACTACTCCGGTCAACTGGCATGCTGCCTCTTATATA GGAATTTCAATCGCAACGCCCGGCTGTGATGTTATTGGGATCATAAGCCACGAAATTGGACATGCTCTTGGAATTTTCCATGAACAAGCTCGTCCTGACCAG GAAAGGCATATTGCTGTCAATTACAACAATATCCCAATCAGTCGATGGAGCAATTTTAACTCATTTGGTCCCGGACAAGCGGAAACGTACGGACTACCCTACGACACAG GATCCGTGATGCACTATGGCCCATTCGGATTCTCATCGGATCCTGACAAACCAACAATACGAACACTTGAGAGAATCCAACAATCCACGATCGGTCAGAGAATTGGCCCATCATTTCTTGACTACCAAGCG GTCTCCAACAAGACACGGTTCATCAATAGTGCGAATTATCCTCatggatttaaaaaaggagTCGAATGTTTCTGGCTTCTTCGAGCACCGAGGG AAGGTCgtgtttttctggaattcgcGGAGCCTTTCGAATTTCTCTGTGAGGATACATGTGATAAGTCATATGTGGAAGTGAAATATCATAGCGATAAGCGTCTCACAGGAGCCAG ATATTGTTGTTCGTCACCACCAAAAGAACGATTCATTTCTCTTGACAATGAGCTTGTTGTAATTATGCGAGGATACGTTGAAGGATATCGAGGATTTCGAGCCAAATTCTGGTCTGATGTATCTGAACCAATCTTG GAAACGACCAAGTACATCACTTCTGCTATTCAAACAACACCAACATCCACTCGTCAAGCTACTTTACCGACTACAACTGAAACTCCAAAAACCACTGAAGATCTGCTGGCAATtcccaaaatttcttttactgATAAAACAGTTGAACCCACACATCGATGGTCTGAAAAACCGTTTACTTTAACTTCTACAAGACGTAACACACCAAAAACTGGAACCAAG ACTTGGGGAAATCGTCACACAATTGGTCCATTGCGGACCACATCCACGAGAAATACATCACTGCTTACTCTTGTCGCCACAACTACACAACTACC GACCCGTCGAACTTCACCACAAATAACCTCGCTTTCTACAACGACCATTCACTCTACAATGATCACTTCGCGGTCTTCCGGAAAAGAAG AATGTGACTGTAGGTCTTGGTCAGAATGGGTTGGAGAATGTGCACAACCATGCGGTGGTTGCGGCCATCGGGTTCGCACAAGACAATGTCATAAAGCCAACTGCCG gaatgaagaaaaacggaCTTGCAACTTCAGTGCTTGTCCATCTGGTACTAACTTTCTAATAAATAACGGAGAATTCCATATTTTATGGAGAGGTTGCTGCGTAGGATTGTTCAG GTCGGAGGACGAATGCACAACATTGGACACTGATGAAAACCCATTTCTAAGATTAATCACTTCATTTCTTAGTATTCAGGATATTCAGGATATACATCGCAGTGACATTCGTATGAAAATACCGGAAAAGAGACACCAAAATACGAATTAA
- a CDS encoding hypothetical protein (NECATOR_CHRX.G25483.T1) codes for MNDLSCHDELIKPPSLLIPLKAAGFEVKFSRRSSGANFGVEITNYDLIETGVEPHLLLRKRPIRVVCCSKESMLSATFALTRTTTPLLSHVPKNSSSPRLGQSDDVALKLPGLHHQIFNSRVQTFGRCKSRSSS; via the exons atgaatGATCTTAGttgtcatgatgaactcaTAAAGCCTCCCtccctgctcattccattgaaggCCGCGGGTTTCGAAGTGAAGTTCTCtaggcgttcttctggggccaattttggcgttgaaatcaccaattatgaccttaTAGAAA CTggtgttgaaccacatcttctcctCCGTAAACGGCCGATTCGGGTTGtatgttgttcgaaagagtcgatgctTAGTGCCACATTCGCGCTGACGAGGACaacaactcctctactgtcgcatgttcctaagaacagctCTTCtcctcgtctcggtcagtccgatgacgtcgcacttaaacttcctggcttgcatcatcagatcttcaatagCCGTGTCCAAACGTTCGGGCGTTGTAAGagcagatcgtcatcctag
- a CDS encoding hypothetical protein (NECATOR_CHRX.G25478.T2), whose protein sequence is MLLLKDSLRGRAEMAIKGIQLVPQNYKWMIDELKKKFGIKPTNPAKIVQKLVDMHRANGTAESCITAYDKIRMLVNQLVSAGQDIRYMQDAMWTEKILDKFPYNIVENALTTIQNQEVHQWK, encoded by the coding sequence ATGCTCTTATTAAAGGACAGCCTCAGAGGCAGAGCCGAGATGGCTATTAAAGGTATACAACTCGTCCCACAAAACTACAAGTGGATGATCGATgaacttaagaaaaaatttggcaTTAAGCCAACGAATCCAGctaaaattgttcaaaaactAGTCGATATGCACCGAGCAAACGGTACCGCAGAAAGCTGCATCACAGCGTATGACAAAATTCGAATGCTTGTTAATCAACTGGTATCAGCAGGTCAAGACATACGCTACATGCAAGACGCTATGTGGACCGAAAAAATTCTAGATAAATTCCCCTATAACATTGTCGAAAACGCGTTGACAACTATACAAAACCAAGAAGTACACCAGTGGAAATAA
- a CDS encoding hypothetical protein (NECATOR_CHRX.G25477.T2): protein MLCSHVREFQQLPRTLEILPLLRKNELLNCPGFYGDGTPISLTDAPKGCVVLFVEVADTGTNTHTTPVNWHAASYIVRQQEYTEDN from the exons ATGCTTTGCTCTCATGTACGAGAGTTTCAACAACTGCCCAGAACTCTGGAAATTCTTCCCCTTCTCCGTAAAAACGAG CTCTTGAATTGTCCTGGCTTCTATGGAGACGGGACGCCAATTAGTTTGACCGATGCACCAAAAGGATGTGTAGTGCTTTTTGTAGAAG TGGCAGACACTGGCACGAATACGCACACTACTCCGGTCAACTGGCATGCTGCCTCTTATATAGTCCGCCAACAAGAATACACGGAGGACAATTGA
- a CDS encoding hypothetical protein (NECATOR_CHRX.G25477.T1) has product MNKLVLTRKGILLSITTISQSVDGAILTHLVPDKRKRTDYPTTQIITKLSAEFYLSTVDNFTEVCSSVRVQYVEKAMLLDSRSVMHYGPFGFSSDPDKPTIRTLERIQQSTIGQRIGPSFLDYQAINVAYGCTNHCSPMYCYHNGYPNPNNCSVCTCPDGFHGEFCESIQPSLGDCGAVIMVSNKTRFINSANYPHGFKKGVECFWLLRAPREGRVFLEFAEPFEFLCEDTCDKSYVEVKYHSDKRLTGARYCCSSPPKERFISLDNELVVIMRGYVEGYRGFRAKFWSDVSEPILETTKYITSAIQTTPTSTRQATLPTTTETPKTTEDLLAIPKISFTDKTVEPTHRWSEKPFTLTSTRRNTPKTGTKTWGNRHTIGPLRTTSTRNTSLLTLVATTTQLPTRRTSPQITSLSTTTIHSTMITSRSSGKEECDCRSWSEWVGECAQPCGGCGHRVRTRQCHKANCRNEEKRTCNFSACPSGTNFLINNGEFHILWRGCCVGLFRSEDECTTLDTDENPFLRLITSFLSIQDIQDIHRSDIRMKIPEKRHQNTN; this is encoded by the exons ATGAACAAGCTCGTCCTGACCAG GAAAGGCATATTGCTGTCAATTACAACAATATCCCAATCAGTCGATGGAGCAATTTTAACTCATTTGGTCCCGGACAAGCGGAAACGTACGGACTACCCTACGACACAG ATTATTACAAAATTATCGGCTGAGTTCTATTTGTCTACGGTTGATAATTTTACCGAAGTATGTAGTAGTGTACGTGTACAATATGTTGAAAAAGCTATGTTATTAGATAGCA GATCCGTGATGCACTATGGCCCATTCGGATTCTCATCGGATCCTGACAAACCAACAATACGAACACTTGAGAGAATCCAACAATCCACGATCGGTCAGAGAATTGGCCCATCATTTCTTGACTACCAAGCG atcAATGTTGCATATGGGTGCACAAATCATTGTTCACCAATGTATTGTTATCATAACGGATATCCTAATCCAAACAACTGCTCTGTATGTACATGTCCTGATGGATTCCATGGGGAATTTTGTGAATCAATCCAACCTTCATTAGGAGATTGCGGTGCTGTTATAATG GTCTCCAACAAGACACGGTTCATCAATAGTGCGAATTATCCTCatggatttaaaaaaggagTCGAATGTTTCTGGCTTCTTCGAGCACCGAGGG AAGGTCgtgtttttctggaattcgcGGAGCCTTTCGAATTTCTCTGTGAGGATACATGTGATAAGTCATATGTGGAAGTGAAATATCATAGCGATAAGCGTCTCACAGGAGCCAG ATATTGTTGTTCGTCACCACCAAAAGAACGATTCATTTCTCTTGACAATGAGCTTGTTGTAATTATGCGAGGATACGTTGAAGGATATCGAGGATTTCGAGCCAAATTCTGGTCTGATGTATCTGAACCAATCTTG GAAACGACCAAGTACATCACTTCTGCTATTCAAACAACACCAACATCCACTCGTCAAGCTACTTTACCGACTACAACTGAAACTCCAAAAACCACTGAAGATCTGCTGGCAATtcccaaaatttcttttactgATAAAACAGTTGAACCCACACATCGATGGTCTGAAAAACCGTTTACTTTAACTTCTACAAGACGTAACACACCAAAAACTGGAACCAAG ACTTGGGGAAATCGTCACACAATTGGTCCATTGCGGACCACATCCACGAGAAATACATCACTGCTTACTCTTGTCGCCACAACTACACAACTACC GACCCGTCGAACTTCACCACAAATAACCTCGCTTTCTACAACGACCATTCACTCTACAATGATCACTTCGCGGTCTTCCGGAAAAGAAG AATGTGACTGTAGGTCTTGGTCAGAATGGGTTGGAGAATGTGCACAACCATGCGGTGGTTGCGGCCATCGGGTTCGCACAAGACAATGTCATAAAGCCAACTGCCG gaatgaagaaaaacggaCTTGCAACTTCAGTGCTTGTCCATCTGGTACTAACTTTCTAATAAATAACGGAGAATTCCATATTTTATGGAGAGGTTGCTGCGTAGGATTGTTCAG GTCGGAGGACGAATGCACAACATTGGACACTGATGAAAACCCATTTCTAAGATTAATCACTTCATTTCTTAGTATTCAGGATATTCAGGATATACATCGCAGTGACATTCGTATGAAAATACCGGAAAAGAGACACCAAAATACGAATTAA